The proteins below come from a single Streptomyces sp. B3I8 genomic window:
- a CDS encoding response regulator transcription factor gives MTIKVLLADDQTLLRATFRMLIDSCEDMTVVGEASDGAEAVHLARTHRPDIVLMDIRMPGTDGLTATSILCADPELSATRVLILTTFETEEYVARALHAGASGFLGKDVTTDTLLAGLRTVASGEALLSPVATRTLIANFLMSPFPGAQLASPGRLSELTAREREIMAMAAEGMSNTEIAETLVLSPLTVRTHVYRAMAKLGARDRAQLVVIAYQTGLVQVTPPNPPAPGTGTP, from the coding sequence ATGACCATCAAGGTGCTGCTCGCCGACGATCAGACCCTGCTCCGGGCGACGTTCCGGATGCTGATCGACTCCTGCGAGGACATGACCGTGGTCGGTGAGGCCTCCGACGGCGCGGAGGCGGTGCACCTGGCCCGGACGCACCGTCCCGACATCGTCCTCATGGACATCCGCATGCCCGGCACGGACGGGCTCACCGCCACGTCCATCCTCTGCGCGGATCCGGAACTGTCCGCCACACGCGTCCTCATCCTGACCACCTTCGAGACGGAGGAGTACGTCGCCCGGGCCCTGCACGCCGGTGCCAGCGGCTTCCTCGGCAAGGACGTCACCACCGACACCCTGCTCGCCGGCCTGCGCACCGTGGCCTCCGGGGAGGCACTGCTGTCCCCCGTCGCCACCCGCACCCTCATCGCGAACTTCCTGATGAGCCCCTTCCCCGGCGCGCAGCTCGCCTCACCCGGCCGGCTGTCGGAACTGACCGCCCGGGAACGGGAGATCATGGCGATGGCCGCCGAAGGCATGTCCAACACGGAGATCGCCGAGACACTCGTCCTCAGCCCGCTGACCGTCCGCACCCACGTCTACCGTGCGATGGCGAAACTGGGCGCCCGTGACCGTGCCCAACTGGTCGTCATCGCCTACCAGACGGGGCTCGTGCAGGTGACCCCGCCGAACCCGCCTGCGCCCGGCACGGGAACGCCCTGA
- a CDS encoding LysR family transcriptional regulator, producing the protein MDDVELRHLRALDAVAQEGTVTAAASRLHMTQPALSRTLAQLESRVGVQLVDRSSRHLALTPAGNTLLGHGRAILARLDSALADTRRVVRPLRLGYTCAVLGRQTVPLLRTWRRTHPHIPLDVVRQDNSTAGLATGDTDVAVLRTRPPGPLLRTEALYMEDRVAALPDDHPLAQRDTVLMAELTARPARSTPGPPAALPLALWPDTGTASPELWPPERRPGRVVEVGNVDQWLNLIATGGAFGLGTSGTAQSFSHPGVRFVPVRDAPAATVYLARPAHPTHPLTEEFAATVRETVSA; encoded by the coding sequence ATGGATGATGTGGAGCTCCGCCATCTTCGTGCGCTGGACGCGGTGGCCCAGGAGGGCACCGTGACCGCGGCGGCGTCGCGGCTGCACATGACGCAGCCCGCCCTGTCCCGCACGCTCGCCCAGCTGGAGTCGCGTGTCGGCGTGCAGCTCGTCGACCGTTCCAGCCGGCACCTCGCCCTCACGCCCGCCGGGAACACCCTGCTCGGACACGGGCGGGCGATCCTCGCCCGGCTCGACTCGGCGCTCGCCGACACCCGTAGGGTGGTGCGCCCGCTGCGGCTCGGTTACACCTGCGCGGTACTGGGGCGGCAGACCGTGCCCCTGCTGCGCACCTGGCGCCGTACGCACCCGCACATCCCGCTCGACGTGGTGCGGCAGGACAACAGCACCGCGGGGCTGGCCACCGGCGACACCGACGTGGCCGTACTGCGCACCCGCCCACCCGGCCCGCTGCTGCGCACCGAGGCCCTCTACATGGAGGACCGTGTCGCCGCCCTGCCCGACGACCACCCGCTCGCCCAGCGGGACACGGTGCTGATGGCCGAGCTCACCGCCCGGCCCGCCCGCTCCACCCCGGGACCGCCGGCCGCACTCCCGCTCGCCCTGTGGCCCGACACCGGCACCGCCTCGCCGGAACTGTGGCCCCCGGAGCGCCGTCCGGGCCGTGTCGTCGAGGTCGGCAACGTGGACCAGTGGCTCAACCTCATCGCCACCGGCGGCGCGTTCGGCCTCGGCACGTCCGGCACCGCGCAGAGCTTCAGCCACCCGGGGGTGCGGTTCGTCCCCGTGCGCGACGCCCCCGCCGCCACCGTCTATCTGGCCCGCCCGGCGCACCCCACGCACCCGCTCACGGAGGAGTTCGCGGCGACGGTACGGGAAACCGTGAGCGCCTGA
- a CDS encoding alpha-L-rhamnosidase C-terminal domain-containing protein, translated as MPENRTHDQGPRRRTVVTAGALALTALAAARPAQAAAETGPATGSATGAAGTAGTRPPVHGVTPRRGDWHRYVQAPASTTVRPVRITESTGDVNDPEALLRPGGGRTVLRRPQPEPAPRWPEGTTAEASSAHAPNSGNDGNPRTYDAANAIDGDPDTFWNDDTERGFPDVLTLTTPAPLELSGITVVSNGDGVPTAFTVEAGTSGGGWDTVATVADNDVVQRAVPFSRKVTTDRLRLTVTAAQDTGKGVFTRVNELWPEAIEPVVAPSVTVDFGKVVVGYPDIRFTGASANSPGVRLAFSETRQFLTERSDFTRSDQAGGTGRGTDQFAVPAAGAHWKDTKGFQHDGKVFADGLHGFRYLRITLDALASDAPVAQPWGRVDIDSVSLDFTGYLGTPSTYRGWFLCSDDDLNRFWYGASYTNELVTDTFRRDDVDPRNAWSDTLEGELVLHDGAKRDRDPYVGDLAVSARTLYLTHDDTAAAARNVLADLADHQRSDGWIPPASISGYTLPLFDYPMWWVTCGWDYVLYTGDRAYASRTYPNLVKVLDTWYPSVTDDAGLLSKGLNGTGGYGDYAFLGRTGRVTYYNVLYVQALNDAARLADWLGHAFDADRWRERAAAVAEAVNAHLWDESAGAYLDSGTGAVRHAQDGNALAVIAGVADADRAAAALAHLDATTRRPYGNAFMDNDTLFADASQRVYAFTSYPEIVARFLSGRADSALDQIRRTYGWMDRNDPGITNWEGIGPGGSLYEGAYTSMAHGWSTGVLPALTHQLLGARPLSPGYATWEVRPHPADVTWAQGELPTPHGGLGVEWTHADGEFSLTVRVPGGTRGSVALPTGGRDVTVRSGGRVVWDGKRGRVSGISADDGRVTVSGVRPGHHTFVVSPRRG; from the coding sequence ATGCCCGAGAACCGCACGCACGACCAAGGACCCCGACGGCGCACGGTCGTCACCGCCGGCGCCCTCGCCCTGACCGCTCTCGCCGCGGCCCGCCCCGCGCAGGCCGCCGCCGAGACCGGACCGGCGACCGGATCGGCGACGGGGGCGGCCGGAACCGCCGGGACCCGCCCCCCGGTCCACGGTGTCACCCCCCGTCGCGGCGACTGGCACCGCTACGTCCAGGCCCCCGCCTCCACCACCGTCCGCCCCGTGCGCATCACGGAGTCCACCGGTGACGTGAACGACCCCGAGGCCCTGCTGCGCCCCGGCGGCGGCAGAACCGTGCTGCGCCGCCCGCAGCCCGAGCCGGCGCCCCGCTGGCCCGAGGGCACCACCGCCGAGGCCTCCTCCGCGCACGCCCCCAACAGCGGCAACGACGGCAACCCCCGCACCTACGACGCCGCCAACGCGATCGACGGCGACCCGGACACCTTCTGGAACGACGACACCGAAAGAGGCTTCCCCGACGTCCTGACCCTCACCACGCCGGCCCCGCTCGAACTGTCCGGCATCACCGTCGTCTCCAACGGCGACGGCGTGCCCACCGCGTTCACCGTCGAGGCGGGCACCTCCGGCGGCGGCTGGGACACCGTCGCCACCGTCGCCGACAACGATGTCGTCCAGCGTGCCGTCCCCTTCTCCCGCAAGGTCACCACCGACCGGCTGCGCCTCACCGTCACGGCCGCCCAGGACACCGGCAAGGGCGTGTTCACCCGCGTGAACGAGCTGTGGCCCGAGGCGATCGAACCCGTCGTCGCGCCCAGCGTCACCGTCGACTTCGGCAAGGTGGTCGTCGGGTACCCCGACATCCGGTTCACCGGCGCCTCCGCCAACTCGCCCGGAGTGCGGCTCGCGTTCTCCGAGACGCGGCAATTCCTCACGGAGCGCTCCGACTTCACCCGCTCCGACCAGGCCGGCGGCACCGGCCGGGGCACCGACCAGTTCGCCGTGCCCGCCGCCGGCGCCCACTGGAAGGACACCAAGGGATTCCAGCACGACGGCAAGGTCTTCGCCGACGGACTGCACGGCTTCCGCTACCTGCGCATCACCCTGGACGCCCTCGCCTCGGACGCACCGGTGGCCCAGCCCTGGGGCAGGGTCGACATCGACTCCGTCAGCCTCGACTTCACCGGATACCTGGGCACCCCGAGCACCTACCGCGGCTGGTTCCTCTGCTCCGACGACGACTTGAATCGTTTCTGGTACGGCGCCTCGTACACCAACGAACTCGTCACCGACACCTTCCGCCGGGACGACGTCGACCCCAGGAACGCCTGGAGCGACACCCTGGAGGGCGAACTCGTCCTGCACGACGGGGCCAAGCGCGACCGGGACCCGTACGTCGGCGACCTCGCCGTCTCCGCGCGCACGCTGTACCTGACGCACGACGACACCGCGGCCGCCGCCCGCAACGTCCTGGCCGACCTCGCCGACCACCAGCGCTCCGACGGCTGGATCCCCCCGGCCTCCATCAGCGGCTACACCCTCCCGCTCTTCGACTATCCGATGTGGTGGGTCACCTGCGGCTGGGACTACGTCCTCTACACCGGCGACCGCGCCTACGCCTCCCGCACCTACCCGAACCTGGTGAAGGTGCTCGACACCTGGTACCCGAGCGTCACCGACGACGCCGGGCTGCTCAGCAAGGGCCTCAACGGCACCGGCGGCTACGGCGACTACGCCTTCCTCGGCCGCACCGGAAGGGTCACCTACTACAACGTCCTGTACGTCCAGGCCCTGAACGACGCCGCCCGACTGGCCGACTGGCTCGGACACGCCTTTGACGCCGACCGCTGGCGCGAGCGGGCGGCCGCCGTCGCCGAGGCGGTCAACGCACACCTGTGGGACGAGTCCGCCGGCGCCTACCTCGACTCCGGGACCGGCGCCGTCCGCCACGCCCAGGACGGCAACGCCCTGGCCGTGATCGCCGGAGTCGCCGACGCCGACCGGGCCGCCGCCGCGCTCGCCCACCTCGACGCCACGACACGGCGGCCGTACGGCAACGCGTTCATGGACAACGACACCCTGTTCGCCGACGCCTCCCAGCGGGTGTACGCGTTCACGTCCTACCCCGAGATCGTCGCCCGCTTCCTGAGCGGCCGGGCGGACTCCGCACTGGACCAGATCCGGCGCACCTACGGGTGGATGGACCGCAACGACCCCGGCATCACGAACTGGGAGGGGATCGGACCGGGCGGCTCCCTGTACGAGGGGGCGTACACCAGCATGGCCCACGGCTGGTCCACCGGGGTACTGCCCGCGCTCACCCACCAGTTGCTCGGGGCGCGACCGCTGTCGCCGGGCTACGCGACCTGGGAGGTACGGCCGCATCCGGCGGACGTGACATGGGCGCAGGGCGAACTGCCCACGCCGCACGGGGGACTGGGAGTGGAGTGGACACACGCGGACGGCGAGTTCTCGCTGACGGTGCGGGTGCCCGGCGGAACGCGGGGGAGCGTGGCACTTCCGACCGGCGGACGGGACGTCACGGTGCGCAGCGGAGGACGCGTGGTGTGGGACGGGAAGCGGGGGCGGGTGAGCGGGATCTCGGCCGACGACGGACGGGTGACCGTCTCGGGCGTGCGGCCCGGGCACCACACGTTCGTGGTGTCACCCCGGCGGGGGTGA
- a CDS encoding MMPL family transporter, with the protein MAIFLHRVGRIAFRHRWYVVLVWAAVLALAGWGAASAPKASDKPFSMPGIESQKAFDLMEQRFPGTTADGASARVVFVAPDGERIDDPVNRRTIERTVTSLADGPQVVSASDPFRARTLSKDGRTAYATVTYEAGPKDLTDATKDRLKDAVHDARGGGLTVEVGGKALSEGSRPGGVAELIGVAVAALVLLVTFGSLAAAGLPLLTALIGVGISLASILALAHALDLSATTSILAMMLGLAVGIDYALFVVSRYREERARGHAPQEAVGLAVGTAGSAVVFAGLTVVIALAGLWVVGIPGLTKMGLAASGAVTVAVLVALTLVPALLGFRPHAVLTRRARRGGAAEERNAPAEATAEHSSPAEAAEDRSTPDSWGTRWARFVLRRPLPVLLLGVVALGALALPVTGLRLGNPGDEAKPTSTTERRAYDALADAFGPGFNGPLSIVVDARGSAGAKDAVETVARRIGDTEGIVSVSPARFNHAGDTAVFQAVPSTAPTDERTKALVTSLRDARPAIRSGTGVTFAVTGTTAVDIDIAGKVRSALVPYLLVVVGLAVVLLLVVFRSLLVPLKAALGYLLSVLASLGSVVLVFQQGHGAELLGAEHTGPVMSLMPIFLVGIVFGLAMDYEVFLVSRMREAYVHGATPGQAVIDGFRHSARVVVAAALIMVAVFAGFVSEDDSMIKMIGFGLASAVLFDAFVVRMAIVPAALALLGRRAWWLPGRLDRMLPRVDVEGEALDRLPAGADPRPAGTATGERKASGTTAAERETSRT; encoded by the coding sequence GTGGCCATTTTCCTTCACCGAGTGGGCCGTATCGCCTTCCGGCACCGTTGGTACGTCGTCCTGGTCTGGGCGGCCGTACTGGCCCTCGCCGGATGGGGGGCGGCGAGCGCTCCGAAGGCGTCGGACAAGCCCTTCTCCATGCCCGGCATCGAGTCGCAGAAGGCGTTCGACCTGATGGAACAGCGCTTCCCCGGAACCACCGCCGACGGGGCGAGCGCCCGAGTCGTGTTCGTCGCACCGGACGGGGAGCGGATCGACGATCCCGTTAACAGGCGGACGATCGAGCGGACCGTGACCTCCCTGGCCGACGGCCCGCAGGTCGTGAGCGCGTCCGACCCGTTCCGCGCGAGGACGCTGAGCAAGGACGGCCGGACGGCGTACGCGACCGTCACCTACGAGGCCGGCCCCAAGGACCTCACCGACGCCACCAAAGACCGGCTGAAGGACGCCGTCCATGACGCCCGGGGCGGCGGGCTGACCGTCGAGGTGGGCGGGAAGGCCCTGAGCGAGGGCAGCAGGCCGGGCGGCGTGGCCGAACTGATCGGCGTCGCGGTGGCCGCCCTGGTCCTGCTCGTCACCTTCGGTTCCCTCGCCGCGGCCGGGCTGCCGCTGCTGACCGCCCTGATCGGCGTCGGGATCAGCCTGGCGTCCATCCTGGCGCTGGCCCACGCACTGGACCTGTCGGCGACGACGAGCATCCTGGCGATGATGCTGGGCCTCGCGGTCGGCATCGACTACGCCCTGTTCGTCGTCTCCCGCTACCGCGAGGAGCGCGCCCGGGGCCACGCGCCCCAGGAGGCGGTCGGTCTCGCGGTCGGCACGGCCGGCTCGGCGGTGGTGTTCGCCGGGCTGACGGTGGTCATCGCGCTGGCGGGACTGTGGGTGGTGGGGATCCCGGGGCTGACCAAGATGGGCCTGGCCGCGTCCGGCGCGGTCACCGTCGCCGTACTGGTCGCGCTCACCCTGGTCCCGGCGCTGCTCGGCTTCCGGCCGCACGCCGTGCTCACCCGGCGGGCCCGCAGGGGCGGAGCGGCCGAGGAACGGAACGCCCCGGCCGAAGCGACCGCGGAGCACAGCAGTCCCGCCGAAGCGGCCGAGGACCGGAGCACTCCGGACAGCTGGGGCACCCGCTGGGCGCGTTTCGTGCTGCGCCGTCCGCTGCCCGTGCTGCTGCTGGGCGTGGTGGCCCTCGGGGCTCTCGCGCTGCCCGTGACGGGGCTGCGGCTCGGCAACCCCGGCGACGAGGCCAAGCCGACCTCGACCACCGAGCGCCGGGCATACGATGCCCTGGCCGACGCCTTCGGGCCGGGCTTCAACGGGCCGTTGAGCATCGTCGTGGACGCCCGGGGCAGCGCCGGCGCGAAGGACGCCGTCGAGACGGTCGCACGGCGGATCGGCGACACCGAGGGCATCGTCTCCGTCTCCCCGGCCCGCTTCAACCATGCGGGCGACACAGCCGTCTTCCAGGCGGTACCGTCCACGGCGCCGACCGACGAAAGGACCAAGGCCCTGGTCACGTCCCTCCGCGACGCACGGCCGGCGATCCGGTCCGGGACCGGCGTGACGTTCGCCGTCACCGGCACCACCGCCGTCGACATCGACATCGCCGGGAAGGTGCGGTCCGCCCTGGTCCCCTATCTGCTCGTCGTCGTGGGTCTCGCTGTCGTCCTGCTGCTGGTGGTCTTCCGGTCCCTGCTCGTTCCGCTGAAGGCGGCCCTCGGCTACCTGTTGTCGGTGCTGGCCTCCCTGGGCTCGGTCGTCCTCGTCTTCCAGCAGGGCCACGGCGCCGAACTGCTGGGCGCGGAGCACACCGGTCCGGTCATGAGCCTGATGCCGATCTTCCTCGTCGGCATCGTCTTCGGCCTGGCCATGGACTACGAGGTCTTCCTCGTCTCGCGGATGCGCGAGGCGTACGTCCACGGCGCGACGCCCGGCCAGGCGGTCATCGACGGGTTCCGGCACAGCGCCCGGGTCGTCGTCGCCGCCGCACTGATCATGGTCGCGGTGTTCGCCGGATTCGTCAGCGAGGACGACTCCATGATCAAGATGATCGGGTTCGGGCTCGCCTCGGCCGTCCTGTTCGACGCCTTCGTGGTACGGATGGCGATCGTGCCCGCCGCCCTCGCGCTCCTCGGCCGCCGGGCCTGGTGGCTGCCGGGCCGGCTGGACCGGATGCTGCCCCGCGTCGACGTGGAGGGCGAGGCACTGGACCGGCTGCCCGCCGGGGCGGACCCCCGACCGGCCGGAACGGCGACGGGGGAACGGAAAGCGTCCGGAACGACGGCGGCGGAACGGGAAACGTCCCGCACCTGA
- a CDS encoding class II fructose-bisphosphate aldolase, which translates to MPLVPTGELVARAAAVRGCVPAFNVITLEHAEAISDGAQAAGRPVILQISENAVRYHGGRLAPLARATAAVAEASEVELALHLDHATDMELVRQAADNGFSSVMFDAGALPHDRNIAATAEAARWAHEAGLWLEAELGYVGGKPDAPASAHAAGVRTDPAEAADYVARTGVDALAVAVGSSHAMTERTAALDHALIARLREAVPVPLVLHGSSGVPDGDLRRAVESGMAKINIGTALNVAFTRAVRDVLGAAPSLTDPRKYLTPAREGVAETVGTLLAVLPAGR; encoded by the coding sequence ATGCCCCTGGTCCCCACCGGAGAACTGGTCGCCCGGGCCGCCGCCGTTCGCGGCTGCGTCCCCGCCTTCAACGTCATCACGCTGGAGCACGCGGAGGCGATCTCGGACGGCGCGCAGGCGGCTGGCCGGCCGGTGATCCTCCAGATCAGCGAGAACGCCGTGCGCTACCACGGCGGCCGGCTCGCCCCGCTGGCCCGTGCCACCGCCGCCGTCGCCGAGGCGAGCGAGGTGGAGCTGGCGCTCCACCTCGACCACGCCACCGACATGGAACTGGTGCGGCAGGCCGCGGACAACGGCTTCTCCTCGGTGATGTTCGACGCGGGCGCTCTCCCCCACGACCGCAACATCGCCGCCACGGCCGAGGCCGCCCGGTGGGCGCACGAGGCCGGGCTGTGGCTGGAGGCCGAACTCGGCTACGTCGGTGGCAAGCCGGACGCTCCCGCGAGCGCCCACGCCGCCGGGGTGCGGACCGACCCCGCAGAGGCCGCCGACTACGTCGCACGCACCGGCGTCGACGCGCTGGCCGTCGCCGTCGGCAGCAGCCACGCGATGACGGAGCGCACCGCCGCGCTGGACCACGCGCTCATCGCCCGGCTGCGCGAGGCCGTCCCGGTCCCGCTGGTGCTCCACGGTTCCTCGGGCGTGCCCGACGGGGACCTGCGCAGGGCGGTGGAGTCCGGCATGGCGAAGATCAACATAGGTACGGCTCTCAACGTGGCGTTCACCCGCGCGGTGCGCGACGTCCTCGGTGCCGCCCCCTCCCTGACCGACCCCAGGAAGTACCTGACCCCGGCCCGGGAAGGCGTGGCGGAGACGGTCGGCACCCTGCTGGCGGTGCTCCCCGCGGGCCGCTGA
- a CDS encoding sensor histidine kinase, protein MSSSPEPYADRLERYADRHPRIVDTVLVLVLMACAIVGTGLTRPGAAPPERDATVLIVMGVACLVLFAHRSRPRTVTVVNAVCIVIATALEYVLTPLLLAPVMAATYWLTTRTGLRTARLYAVTTAVALMVTSAAFDPSFASSPVPRSIGYCFWLLLPLAAGSMTRLRRAYVASVQARAEHAERTREEEARLRVTEERMRIARELHDVVAHHLALANAQAGTAAHFALTDPPRTKEILTGLTGTTSSALRELKSMLGLLRHDGGPKAAALDPSPGLARLPELVSTCAVAGLTVTVTTSGEPRPLTPGVDLTAYRIVQEALTNATKHATAGSAHVRLAYKESRLRITVTNGEPPGTSKVPAAAPGRGFGIMGMRERAHTVGGEFHAGPRPGGGFEVATSLPLSPAAPEPAPHTTGGADDESTTGGAGDTGDENGTGDVTGEDA, encoded by the coding sequence ATGAGCAGCAGCCCGGAGCCCTACGCCGACCGCCTCGAGCGCTACGCCGACCGTCATCCGCGCATCGTCGACACGGTGCTGGTGCTGGTCCTCATGGCCTGCGCGATCGTGGGCACCGGGCTCACCAGACCCGGCGCCGCTCCACCCGAGCGGGACGCCACCGTGCTGATCGTCATGGGTGTCGCGTGTCTCGTCCTGTTCGCGCACCGGAGCCGTCCGCGGACGGTCACGGTCGTGAACGCGGTGTGCATCGTCATCGCCACCGCACTGGAGTACGTGCTGACCCCACTGTTGCTGGCCCCCGTCATGGCGGCCACGTACTGGCTGACCACGCGCACCGGCCTCAGGACCGCACGCCTCTACGCCGTCACCACGGCGGTGGCGCTGATGGTCACCTCGGCGGCGTTCGATCCCTCCTTCGCCTCCTCCCCCGTGCCCCGCTCCATCGGCTACTGTTTCTGGCTGCTGCTGCCGCTCGCCGCCGGCAGCATGACCAGGCTGCGGCGCGCCTACGTGGCGTCGGTGCAGGCCCGCGCCGAACACGCAGAGCGGACCCGGGAGGAGGAGGCCCGGCTGCGGGTCACCGAGGAGCGCATGCGCATCGCCCGCGAACTGCACGACGTGGTGGCGCATCACCTGGCCCTGGCCAACGCCCAGGCCGGCACGGCCGCCCACTTCGCGCTCACCGATCCGCCCCGGACCAAGGAGATCCTCACCGGGCTCACCGGCACCACGTCCTCCGCGCTGCGCGAACTCAAGTCCATGCTGGGGCTGTTGCGCCACGACGGCGGCCCCAAAGCCGCGGCGCTCGACCCCTCCCCCGGTCTCGCCCGCCTGCCCGAACTGGTCTCCACGTGCGCGGTGGCGGGGCTCACCGTCACGGTCACGACGAGCGGTGAGCCCCGGCCGCTCACCCCCGGCGTGGACCTGACCGCGTACCGGATCGTCCAGGAGGCGCTCACCAACGCCACCAAGCACGCCACCGCCGGTTCGGCACACGTGCGTCTCGCCTACAAGGAGTCCCGCCTGCGGATCACCGTCACCAATGGTGAGCCGCCCGGCACCTCGAAGGTTCCCGCGGCCGCGCCGGGCCGGGGCTTCGGCATCATGGGCATGCGCGAACGGGCCCACACCGTCGGCGGCGAGTTCCACGCCGGGCCCCGCCCCGGAGGCGGCTTCGAGGTGGCGACGAGTCTGCCGCTGTCACCCGCCGCGCCCGAACCGGCCCCGCACACCACGGGCGGCGCGGACGACGAAAGCACCACGGGCGGCGCGGGCGACACGGGCGACGAGAACGGCACGGGCGACGTGACAGGAGAGGACGCATGA
- a CDS encoding DMT family transporter, translating to MTSSDLAGASGASGRSSRSWIVYAGLLVLFWGVWGATSSQPVERYDYPDEMIYIIWAFTMLVPAAVALRRERFDRRPMAALYGLLAGLTGAGGQLLLFQALADGPAYLIFPVVSLSPVITVLMAVALLRERIARLAVVGVIAAAVAIVLLSIPSGAGGDVDTGSWMVLAVIICVAWGAQAFFMRKAALVGVNDATTFGWMTISGLALVPVAYLMMGDLPSAPWQAPAITAGTQVLNAVGALFLVMALSRGKASVVAPITNALAPVLTIVLSLIIYQTLPTVWGTIGIVLALAGSTLMVYTDEKRGEDTLAPGATTEKVG from the coding sequence ATGACGTCTTCTGACCTGGCCGGCGCGTCCGGCGCCTCCGGCCGATCCAGCCGGAGCTGGATCGTCTACGCCGGACTCCTTGTGCTGTTCTGGGGCGTCTGGGGCGCGACCTCCAGCCAGCCCGTCGAGCGGTACGACTACCCGGACGAGATGATCTACATCATCTGGGCGTTCACGATGCTCGTCCCCGCGGCCGTCGCACTGCGGCGTGAGCGCTTCGACCGCCGTCCGATGGCCGCCCTGTACGGTCTGCTGGCCGGACTCACCGGCGCCGGCGGCCAGTTGCTGCTCTTCCAGGCGCTGGCGGACGGCCCCGCCTATCTGATCTTCCCGGTGGTGTCGCTCTCCCCCGTCATCACCGTCCTGATGGCCGTGGCGCTGCTGCGCGAACGCATAGCCCGGCTCGCCGTGGTCGGTGTGATCGCCGCGGCGGTCGCGATCGTGCTGCTCAGCATTCCCTCCGGGGCCGGCGGCGACGTCGACACCGGCTCGTGGATGGTGCTCGCCGTCATCATCTGCGTGGCATGGGGCGCCCAGGCGTTCTTCATGCGCAAGGCCGCGCTGGTGGGCGTCAACGACGCCACGACGTTCGGCTGGATGACGATCAGCGGTCTCGCGCTGGTCCCGGTGGCCTACCTGATGATGGGCGACCTGCCCTCGGCACCGTGGCAGGCCCCGGCGATCACGGCGGGGACCCAGGTCCTCAACGCGGTGGGCGCGCTGTTCCTCGTCATGGCGCTCAGCCGGGGCAAGGCCAGCGTGGTGGCACCCATCACCAACGCGCTGGCGCCGGTCCTGACGATCGTGCTGTCCCTGATCATCTACCAGACACTGCCCACCGTCTGGGGCACCATCGGCATCGTCCTCGCCCTCGCCGGGTCGACGCTCATGGTCTACACCGACGAGAAGCGCGGGGAGGACACCCTGGCCCCCGGGGCCACGACGGAGAAGGTCGGCTAG
- a CDS encoding short chain dehydrogenase: MRILLIGAGGTLGGAVRHALVERGHEVIGVGRSGGDLVADVTDPEAVTRLYAQAGPLDAVAVAAGDGVFRPLDELTPDDVLTTFRGKTLAQLDLVRQGLRHVAPNGSFTLVSGILAEQPIPAGAAASAANGAVEAFVRAAALELPPRRINVVSPTVVEESLAAYGPFFPGVEPAPVSRVATAYVRSVEGAQTGQTYRVW, from the coding sequence GTGAGAATTCTCCTGATCGGCGCGGGCGGCACGCTGGGCGGCGCGGTGCGCCACGCACTGGTGGAGCGTGGACACGAGGTGATCGGCGTCGGCCGCTCGGGCGGCGACCTCGTCGCCGACGTGACCGACCCCGAGGCGGTGACCCGGCTGTACGCGCAGGCCGGTCCCCTGGACGCGGTGGCGGTCGCGGCGGGCGACGGGGTGTTCCGCCCGCTGGACGAACTGACCCCCGACGACGTGCTGACGACCTTCCGCGGCAAGACGCTCGCCCAACTGGACCTGGTCCGCCAGGGCCTCCGGCACGTGGCGCCGAACGGCTCCTTCACCCTGGTGAGCGGCATCCTGGCCGAGCAGCCCATACCGGCGGGCGCGGCCGCCTCGGCGGCGAACGGCGCGGTGGAGGCGTTCGTCCGCGCCGCGGCGCTCGAACTCCCGCCGCGGCGGATCAACGTCGTCAGCCCGACGGTCGTCGAGGAGTCCCTGGCGGCGTACGGCCCCTTCTTCCCCGGTGTGGAACCGGCCCCCGTCTCCCGCGTGGCGACGGCCTACGTCCGCTCCGTCGAGGGCGCCCAGACGGGGCAGACGTACCGCGTCTGGTGA